The Nitrosomonas sp. PY1 genomic sequence CAAATCAATCGGACCTAAGCCCATTATCAGCACGGACATCGCCAAAGGTACGTTATTTGTAAAACCGAATGGAACTGGCACGACCTGTTCGCTAGCACTTCCATGTGATATTTGGAATGCTGTGCTGAAAGCAAAGGCTGGGGATGTGGTATTCTTACGAGGTGGTACCTATAGTCTTTACAAAAACCTAAGACTCTCGAATACCGGCACGGCCACAGCACCTGTAATATATGAAAATTATCCGGGAGAACTAGCGGTATTTGATGGAAGCCAACATGCAAAGGGCACAAATATCTACATAGGTGTTAATGGTCGATTTGTACATGTACGCGGAATTGAGATTAAGAATATGCCTGTTAAAGGGATTTGGGTTAACGGATCAGACAATTTAGTGGACGGTGTGTATGCGCATCATAATGGTCTAAGCGGTATTCAAATTACGACCTACGGGGATGGTACTGGAGGTGCGAGAAATACCATTCGTAACAGTACTTCAGCTTACAATTCTGGGGTTGGCATTTATGATTCCATGTATAGCAACGGAGGAAACTCTGACGGTATTGCGGTTTCCACCGGAATAGACAACCGCATTGAGAATTGCTTGGTGCATCACAACTCTGATGATGGTATCGATACCTGGATGTCAGTCAATACCTATGTCGGATATAGCATCGCGCATTCAAACGGTGCGGGTGACGGGGATGGCAATGGCATTAAAGGTGGCGGTGTTTATCCAAGTGCCAATACAGTTGTTGATCATAATATTGCTTATTCCAATAGAGCCAGAGGTTTTACGAACAATGCCGGTGTCAACGTTAGGTTTACCCATAATACTTCATGGAATAATAAGATGGCCGCTTTTGCTTTTGATCCCCATACCATTGTTGATAAAAATATTGCGGTGGCAAATGTTATAAAATGGGGTACTGGTATTGAGCAAGATAACTCATGGCAGCGCGCTGGAAACGTTGTTTTTGTCAGCACAGACAGCGGCTCAGCAGACTTTCTAAAACCCGCCATTAATGGAGAATTCGAAGATATCGGAGCTCTGGTCAACGCTGAAATTTATCGCCCTGCACAAACCCCTGATCTTGTTATCTCACAAATTTCATATAGTAACGGTATCTTTACTGCCATAGTGAAAAATCAAGGCACAGGGGATGTTCCTTCAGGTATTACCATTGGTGTTGGATATTTTGTTGATGGTCAATGGAAAACATGGGGAGGAGTATGGGGCCCTTTAGCTGCAGGTGAATCAGTTACGATAGGCACAAAAGGAGGCTCTTACGTAATCCCCAGCGGAACACACACAATCACAGCTTATACCGATGATCAGAATAAAATTCCAGAATCGAATGAAAATAATAACAAGCTTTCAAAAACACTCACGTTACCCTGATGTCTAGGAAATACATCCAGTGAGATAGCATCAAAAAAAGGAATTGGGAAGGATTTTCATACGCAACAATTCTACGGCATATGAAGATACTTCCCTTTCTCAATATAACTATCAGAGTCATTTTCCTGTCGAGTATGAAATGGGTTATTATTTTTCCCTAGTGCAGTTACTTCAAATGTCAAAGCCTGTGGACCTAAACTGCGTCGATCTACTTGTCGCGATTCCCCAAAAGGACTTCCATTACTATAAACCCTGAGATCGGAATCTCTATTACGCGCACAAAGACGACGCAATAGAATACCTTGCTTTTCCTCTAAACTAAGCTGTAACGACGAAATCCTCTGATTTAGTTTATCCTCCGAAAGATAGTCATCTTTAGTAAGCCAAATATTAAGCGTAATGGCAAAATGCTTGCCGAAATCACGACGCACTGATAATTGTTCAAACACTCTTATGGAAAAATTAGAATTAGAGCCCAATTCTTCATTCATTATTCTTGCCATCTTTTCGGTTTCATTCGCAGTAAAAAAACCAGAGAAAGTTCCATCACTTGCTGCCGGTGCGCGCCCCAACCGTGTTCTAAGTAAAATACGCAGAAAACGCACCATAGATATAAATCGCCATGGATGCAATGTTAGATAGAGATAGCCCGAAAACATTAAAACAAAACCCAGTAGCATCCAATTTTCACTAACACCAAAATACAATCCCAATAAGCCTATTAACCCGAAGAAAATATGTAAAATTACAATAAGAGCAATAATTTCCGTAACAAAGAAACCTGACTTTAAGAATAAATGATGCAAATGCAAATGATCCGGCATAAAAGGTGATTTTCCCAGAAACATTCTACGCAACATAACACTAACGGTGTCCAAAAGAGGAATAGCAAAGAGCCATGTCGCAGTGATTGGAGTCATTGCCGGTGTTGGACCCTGTGAAAGATCAACAAGCAGCCAACATAGCACTAACCCGACAAGCATGCTACCGTTATCACCCAGAAAAACGCGCGCACTACGCTTTGAAGCATAGCGCAGGTTGTGATACAAAAATCCCGACAAACCACCTGAGAGTGCGCAAACCAGTAAAAGATCATCCTGATTACCGGCTTGAAATGCCACAATCCCTATTAGTACTAAGCTTGCTAGAGAAATAGATCCCGATAATCCATCCATACCATCAATCATGTTGATCGCATTGATTCCACCGATTAATGCAATTACAGTAAAAATTACTGCAATCCAGTGAGGTAATTGAAGAAGCTCATCTGAAAATAAATGGCCGAGTGAATGAATAACCCGTGCTTATCCGGTTGTCTCCCAAGCCCACTACCGGTAGTATGTTGAGCATCTGCGCCAACCTGAGGTGGTCATGGTTATCGACGTGCTTGAGCGAGACGATTTGCCGTTCCCTCGCTCGCTTCCTGATTTTCAGCGACTGTTCCCGAACGAAGCGGCCTGCGCGGCCTATCTTGAGCGCGCCCGATGGAGCGACGGATTCGTTTGTGACTACTGCGGCACACTCGGAGAGCCTTATCGCTTCGCCAATCGCCCCAGCGTTTGTCGGTGCCGTCACTGCAACCGAGACACGAGCCTCACTGCGGGCACCGTCATGGAACGCACCCACACACCTCTCTCCGTATGGTTCTGGGCAGCCTACTTGGTTGCCAGCCAAACACCCGGTATGTCTGCTGCCCAATTCCAGCGGCAACTCGGGCTGTCGCGTTATGAGACTGCTTTCCAGATTCTCCACAAACTGCGGGTCGGCATGGTGCGTCCCGACCAAGATCGGATTGGTGGCAACCCCTTCGATGCCGTCGAGGCCGATGAAACCTACGTCGGAGGACGTACTCGCGGCAAGGGTCGAGGCGTTCACGACATGGTTCTCGTCGCCGGTGCGGTCGAGGTTAAACAGCGCAAGCACGGTGGCAGCCTCAATAAGCGGAGGACTGGGCGTTACGCCGGACGTGTTCGGCTCGCTGTGGTGCCAGACCGCAGTGCCAAATCGTTGGGCGGTTTCATTGAGCGCGTCGTTACGCCAGGCGCCACCATCATTACCGATGACTGGAGCGGCTACGCGGCGCTTGAAAAGCGAGGGTATCTTCATACCGCCGTTGCGGAACGTGGCGACATGCAAGTTGCCGAAACTTTTCTGCCCATCATTCACCTCGTGTTCTCCAATCTCAAAACATGGTTACGTGGCATTCACCACGGCGTCAGCCCGCAACACCTGCAAGCCTATCTCAACGAATTCACGTTTCGATTCAACCGCCGTTTCTACCCTTTCAACGCATTCCGTTCCCTGCTTGGCATTGCTGGTGATGTCACTGCGCCGACGTATGCTGAACTTTATACAAAAAAATCACGGCCCACTACTACATCTAGCTACCTTGGGAGTTAACCGGATAAGCACGGAATAACCATATCTCCATTCATAACTATAACGAGCGCAACGCCACCTTGCACAACAAAGCGAAATTTATAAGAAAGCCTAATCGTATCGTCTATAAACCCAGTGACAAATAAAATGGTCGCACAAATACCCAACACTATCCATTTAGATGAAGTTTCGGCTTCTATCGGATAAAATACCAGCAACACAAATAATAAAACCGTCAATAATCCTATACCACCGACAAAAGGGGTATTTGCCTCATGAAGCTTATGCCCGTCTCCGGGACGATCCACTATTCTAAAGATGCCTACAAGATGAGTAGCGACATGAATAGTTATCGCAGATGTAATTGAGCAAAATAGAAATAGTGAAAACAATTCCAGAACACCAAGATTGTCCATATTCATTTCAGTGCTTCCCTTTTTATTAAGGTAAAGATTTTATGATTTTTTCTTGTTTAAGGAAATCTTTTCAATATTCACTAACAGGCCCCTCTTACTTTAAACATAAGAAATTGATTAATATAATATATATTTGACGCTCTCAAAGAAACATGATGAACACCAGAGCTTGAGTAGCATAATTGAATATTATTAATATTTAGTGACTTCTTTACTTCTGATAATTTCAATTTGAAGATACTCATTTCATTCAATACGTAATGATTTTTTTGAAAAAATTTAAGACTCGATTCTGAGTCGAATGGAAAAACATGGGGCTTTCTTTGGCAGTAACTTCAACGCAACTCTTATCACACAGAATGTGATCAATTAATTTCATTTAAATTCCAATTAACAATGATAGTTGCATTATTAAGATGCACGATAGTAAATTTGGTCTAACAAAATACGACGAGTTACCTGAAAACGAATCATAGTAAAAAAAGAATACAAATTAGAAAAACAAAACAAAACAAATCGGAATCCTACCAGAATTTTTACACATAAGATCCCTAAGGAACCTGAAAAACACAAACGCAAACCTATGATTTGTGTTTTTCCACGAATACGTTTAGTCTTTCGTCGTAAAAATATCTATTTGTGAGCGTGCGTATTGCAATAGCCGTGCAATCGGCAGTTTTGAATCAATATCTTCACTCAACTGATTCAGTAACTGTTGTTTAGCTTTGCCAACAACAACTAATGCAATGTGGTTGCTTTGCCCTAATAAGGGTAGTGAGAGACTCACTCGAAGCGATGGAGCAATAGGAGGAGCAACGGCCACACAATGCTGCGTTGCGAGCAAATCGAAATGCATGCCGGGAAATAGAGAAGCAATATGCCCATCTTTGCCCATCCCCAAAACTGTGAGACTGGATGGTTTCGGTAGCTTGCTCAAGCGTTGATTGATAGTCTTTACCGCAGTAAAAGGATTATCGTGATCTGTCTTAAGGCCAATAAAAGATGTGTTTTGGGGTAAATAATTCAGAAAATGCTTTTTCACCAGATTCTCATTGGATTGCTCATCGGTTACATCGACCCAGCGCTCATCGCTGAGTGTAATGACAATCCGTTCCCAAGATAAAGAACGTTTTGCTAAATTAGGCAGATATTCGCGTGGTGTATTCCCGCCAGGCACAACGAGGGAAGCAAGCGATTTTTCTCGAAGTGCTCCTTCCAAAACATCACTGGCATACTCAGCAAAAGCTTCACTCAGCTGTTTCATGCTAGAAAAATCGTGCCGTTGCGGTGAAAATTTCATCTTTATTTTTCAGATAACCAACTCACGTAAATCTGGAACAGTTTCAACATGCGCCGGAAAAGGACTAAGCTCCCCTGGAAAAACGCGCCCCAGAAAAACGGTGTTGTTCGCCGCAGCGCCCTCATAATCCGTCATGGCATCACCGATTACAAGCACGTTCTTAGGGTGAAGCGCATGCTTAATTAAAATTTCCGCAATAATATTTTTTTTTGATTCTGGTGAACCACGTACTTCTTTGAAATAAGAATTCAGCCCGCGGCGCTCTACGATAACCTTTAATTCATTTTCTGGTGTACCAGAAGCAATAAATAATGGAATTTTCTTGGCTTGCTGCCTTATTAGCTCGATTGCTCCCGGAACGCCCTCGGCTGCAATGACTGCTTCAACAACTAATTCAGAAAAACGACTATCCAGTTGTTTTTCTTCGACTTCTGTAAGGGGGGGCTTATTAAGATAGTATTCTTGGAAGTATCTAAATTTATGATAGCGCGATACGCCACCGTTTTGCATGTGAAACTCCACTACTTTGGTAACGATATCTTCACCATAGGATCGATACAAGTTTGCAAAAGCCTGTGTTTTGATTTTACCCGATTCCACCACCACGCCATCAAAATCAAAAATAATTGCCTGCCAGTCGAAACGCTGCATGCTCATGACTAAGCCTTATTATCTGTCAGGCTTGGTAATGAATCATCAGATTCATCCCCATGATGCAATTCCTGATGAATTTCGCGTAAGCAGTCCAATAAACCCTGACCAAGGTCAACATGCTCATTCAACACTAACTTACGACCAATACGCGGATGAAAAGTATACGGTGTGATCTCGTAATGATGCACCACATTAGCTTCATCAAAATGCAGTTCTACCGACCACGGCAGGATTTCCGAAATCATCGTCATAACATCCTTGATACGCATTTTCTCTTGCCCGGTCAATATTAGGTGCCGATTAGCAAATTCAGGCGCCAAGACTTGTACACTCATACGAGCAGCATCTTCCACATGAATGTATTCACGCATGGCCTCACCACTGCCTTTGTAAGTAATTGAGTGATTTTTAACCGCTTCAAACAGCATACGGTAAATACCGTTACGCTTATCGGCGCGCCTTCCATACAAGGAACCGTAGCGCAGTATGTTGTAATCCAAACCGTAACGTTCGTGATAAGTTTCCGTGAAACGTTCGGCAGCTTGTTTACTGGCTCGATAAAATGAACCGGACTCAGAATACACATACACGCTGCTGGCAAATACAAATCGACGCGCACCAGCAATGCGAGCGGCTTCTAATACATGCATATTACCCAAAACATTAATAGTTACAGTAGGAATCGGCTTGTTGTGCGCTTCGTCAATATCTGCAATGGCGGCAAAATTATAAACAATAGAACAATCTTTTGCGGCCTCGATCACTTGATCAAGATCCATAATATCGCCGATAATCATTTCCTGATCAGGCTTTAGATAGGGTGATGCACTACGATCAAAAAGCCGCACTTGATAACCCGCGGCAGACAAAACGTCAGCCACATGACTCCCCAGAAAACCGCTAGCGCCGAATACAATGACTCGCTCGTTAGCTATCATTTTATTGCTCATTGAATAGCACTCATTTTAATGAGCTCCTGGAAAAGATTTTCTGCAGCTTCAATTTCCATACGTTGCCGGGATTCTCGAGCAAGTGAACCGACATGCGAGGTCAAGATAATATTATTGCAATTATTCAATTCACCTGTGTAAGGTTCTTGCTCAAATGTATCTAACGCAGCCGCGCTAACTCTGCCACTATTGAGCGCTTCAGCCAATGCGCACTCATCAATGAGTCCTCCTCGTGCCGCATTGATAATCATTGCTTCGGGTTTCAATGACGCGAACGCTTTTTTGTCGAGCAAATGGTGTGTTTGCGGCGTATAGGGCAGATGTAAAGTAATGATATCCGCAGAGCTCAGTAACTCCTCTAACGATACCAATGCGATCCCCTGCGGTACCTGTGTAACAAATGAATCATGTGCGATCACCTTGGCCTCAAAAGCCTGGCACAGCTTAGCAACACGGCGACCAATATGACCAATACCAACAATACCCACTGTTTGTGCCGCTAGCAATCGGCCTTGTAGCCTTGGCCATTCGCCTTTACGCACCACCTGATCGATCGAATTGATTTGTCGCAATAACGACAACATCAACCCCATGGTAAGCTCTGCAACAGCCTGAGCTGGTGCTTCTGGCGTGTTCAACACAGCAATTCCGTGTTTCTGTGCAGCATTCAGATCAACACTATCCAATCCAGCACCACAACGAGAAACAACCTTGAGTGTCGGGGTTGCTTGAAAAACACGCTCAGTCAGCGGTTCGATACCGGCAATCAAGCCAATTGCTTCACCATGCAGCAATTCGATGATCTCATCTTCCGACAGTTTACGTCGGTGCGGATTGGTGACAATGCGAAAACCTTTTTGTATCAGTTGCTGCAATGGTAAATTATGATCGATATCGAACGAAGAAGTAGAAATAACCAGTGTTTTCATCATTTTTTCAGTGTTGCGCGAATACTCTGTAAATGTGTTCGGCAAATCGAATCCAAAATCCGGATATCCAGACTGTAACCAAGAAAATTAAACCCCGCTTGAATACGTTGCTGTAGCGCTTGTGGATCTGGTTCAATAACATGAATACCCCCCGCTTTTTTGGCGCGATGCCCCGCTTGCATAACCTGAGTAATCGCTGCCTGCACATCGGGATGATTAAGATCGCCTGGCCGCCCCATCGAGCCCGACAAGTCATAAGGTCCAATGATATATCCATCCACGCCGGGCACAGCAAGAATGTCATCAATCGCTTTGACTGCATCGACATGCTCGATCATGACAATAACAACCGCATTATCCTCCAACCATTGTCGATAAGATTGAAAGCTATTGCCATAACCCTGTGCGCGAGCCAAGCCGACACCGCGCTGCCCACGTGGCGGATAATATACACCACTGACAGCAGCCTCAGCATCTGCGGCGGATTTAATCATAGGTACCATGACGCCAGTAGCGCCGGCATCCATAACACGTTTGATCAAATCCGGATGATTAGAAGTCAAGCGCACGATAGCTGGGCACTGCTTGCCATCAAGCGCCTGAATGAGCGCCTGCACTTCGCTCAGTTCGAGCACGCTATGCTCCGTATCTAGTACTATCCAGTCAAAACCGGCCGCAGCCATAATCTCGGCGATCGAAGAATGTCCTAACGTAACCCAAGACCCTATTGTCAACTCGGATCGATTCAAGCGTGATTTTAGTGACGACATAGAAGGCTCCAAAAAACTAATATTGCGATAACAAAGGGTCACCACTCATAAGCTTCTCGACTTTCTGTAAATCTGCCAGAGTATCGACCGCTTGCGTGTTAAACTCGGTATGAACCATTTTAACCGAAAGACCATGTTCTAATAAACGCAGCATATCAATAGATTCAAGCTGCTCCAATGGGGTCGGCGACAAGTTTGTATATTGAAACAATACCTCTCGGCGGAATGGAATGATGCACACTTGTTTGTAGACCTCTGTACTGGCGAAACCCGATTTCGCCAATGATGGAATTGGACGGCGAGACATATACAGTGCATCGTTCTGTCTATTCATGACCACTTTAATCGTATTGAAATCCATGTAATCCGCTTCGTTATCAATTTTACATACCAAATTTACGCAACCCAATTCAGGATCGTTTCCAAATGGTGCAATCGCCGCGTCAATCATATCTGGATGCGTCATGGGTTCATCGCCTTGCACCATCACAATCAAATCCGCCTCCAATTTTTCAACGGCTTCAGCAACGCGATCACTGGCGCGTTCATGCGTATCAGCTGTCATGATCACTTGCGCGCCGAACTCCTGTGCAACTTGGCGAATTTCTTCATCGCATGTGGCAATATACGTTGCATTCAAGGATTTGCTCATTGCAACTCGTTTATAGATATGCTCAATCATGGGGCGCCCCAAAATCTTGGCAATTGGTTTTCCTGGGAAACGCGAAGAACCCATACGGGCAGGTATGACAGCAATTGTTTTCATGAGAATAAAGTACGAAGAATGTGTGAGAATACAAAAAATTGAACCAAAATAATTTCAGGAATTATCAGGTTTTTCCCCCGGTTTGAGCAATAACTTTATTAAGAATGCTGTCAATTTTTCATAAGTTCATGCTACCGATAACACGATCGTCATAACAGCGTCATGAAAATCATGACTCATCCATAGCGCTCTAGATCATTCCTATAAGGAATCATCTATCTTTCGGCACCTCTCTCGGTTTTCCTTGGTTATCAACCGCCACATAAGTCAGTACTGCCTCTGTAACCTTGATGCACACCTCGCTGGCACCTTCACGTACGCCTCGCTGCGCATACACTTCAACGCTTACGGTAATTGACGTGCGACCTATCTTTTGAATATCCGCATAGAAGCTGACAATATCACCCACAAAAACAGGTTGCCTAAATACGAAGGAATTGACCGAGATCGTTACTACCCGACCGCAAGCCCGTCGAATTGCAGGAATAGTTCCTGCCGTATCGACCTGAGACATAATCCAGCCACCGAAAATGTCTCCCGCAGCGTTAGTATTCGCTGGCATCGGTACAGTACGCAAAACGGGTTGTTTATCGGGTAAACATACATGCAATGATGAGTCGGTCATAGTATTATAAATATCAGTTAGTTAGTTTGTCGAAAAACACCCTAGGTATAAGCAATTTGAGCCAAAAACCACCTCAACCTCAGATAAAAGCTACTTTGCTATCCTGATACATTTGGCATTTTGCTATTAATGTTCAGCACCTTTATTTTGCGCGTCTAGCCTAGGATTAGAGGATAGATTGATTTGCAATAAGCTGAAATTTTACCATGCCAAACTCTTTCTGTGCTTGCATCGGTGCAATCCTGCTTTCGGTCAAGATACAAATCCGATATGCTAAACTAGACATTAGAGAGTAGTATATTTTCCACGCCTATCAATAGGATAAAGATAGAATAGATTTTGTTTTAGTTATACACAAGGAGAATAAAAATGAAAAAGATTTTGATTTTAGCTATGCTTCTTTTGTCTTATCCAGCGCTAGCACAACCGTTTATCGTAGACGCAGAAACGGGTGAATACTTAAGCAACATGGGTGTTGATGTGATGAATCCCAACTCGACAAACGATCCAATGGAGCAATACAATAATCCAACACCTCCAGATCCGATAAGCAATCCGATGGATAATTACGACACCCCCATGCTCCCTGGAAACACAGAGAACCCTTACGGCAGCGACAGCGATTACAGCCCTAGCTCAAAAGGCTACTATCGGTGATAGTATAAATTCTCCACCTATATATTCCCCAATCGTAAAGAAGATTTGTATCTGATTTATCGATTATTTACAGATCACAATTAGAGAATATGTAATGAAATAGTCTATTGGGATTTGTGCTCTGAATGCTAACAAGCAGAAAGATGCACCAAATGAAAGAGCCGCTATATGTGGCTCTTTTTATTTCTAAAATATAGTGCGTAAAATATGCGCAGCAAATTCAAAAAACAACTCGCCCATTAATTGACTCCGCATTCATCATTTGAAATGAAATCGTTATTTGAGATTGCTGAAGAATGCCTATTGGTCAGCGATATTCAGCGAAAAATTCACTTAACCCAACAAGCTTTTCAACTATGGCAAAACAATCAGTTATCGCCTGATTCGATGCTCCCACCCAGAGCTATTACTCAGCCAGGTCTTCCCAACAAACCTACCCTGGTAGCACCCGGTAAAGTACCGAGAAGACATTTAGGGACGCGAACTGGGCTAATTGCGCTGATTCACGCTATCGCCCATATCGAATTCAATGCAATTAATCTCGCCTGGGATGCGGTGTATCGTTTCCGCGGTCTACCCAAACCGTATTATCACGACTGGATTCAAATTGCCACGGAAGAAGCTCAGCATTTTCAGTTATTGCATCAACGATTGCTCGAACTCGGTAGCGATTATGGTTTATTGCCGGCTCACAATGGATTGTGGGATATGGCAATGCGCACAGCATCTGATCCGATGGTACGTATGGCGCTAGTACCGAGGGTTTTGGAAGCACGGGGATTAGATGTGACACCCCAAATGATCCAAAAGCTGCAACAAGTAGGCGACAAAAAAACAGCCACCATCCTTGAAGTCATTTTACGCGATGAAATCGGGCATGTGGCAATTGGATCACATTGGTTTAAGTACTTCTGCGAACAACGTGGATTAGATTCCGAACAAACTTTCCGCGAATTGCTTGATCGTTATTTCACCGGACAAATTGTCGGTCCGTTTGATTATCAAATCAGAATGCAGGCTGGTTTCAGTTTGAATGAGTTAAATACTCTGCAAAGTATCGCCAAGTCGAAGGAAAAACCACTCGGCACAACAATGACTTAACAATATTATTTTGAACGCTCAAAGCGATAAAAAGCTAGCATACCCATCAAATTTGGCAAGATGTGTACAGGGCTGTAATTACTCATGACACGACGTTCGATAATACGCGCATTGCACCGACGGCAAAGCTTCTCGAAATCATTCAAGGTGCACAAATGAATATTCGGTGTGTCATACCAGTGGTACGGTAACGCTTTTGATATGGGCATTCTACCCAAAACAACTTGTAAGCGATTGCGCCAGTAACCAAAATTTGGAAAAGAGACAATCCCCTGTTTTCCGACGCGCAACATTTCCTGAATAATATCCTCAGTATGGCGCATTGCCTGCA encodes the following:
- a CDS encoding CARDB domain-containing protein, which encodes MKKYNLWLLAGLISGSIMHATVAAETKSIGPKPIISTDIAKGTLFVKPNGTGTTCSLALPCDIWNAVLKAKAGDVVFLRGGTYSLYKNLRLSNTGTATAPVIYENYPGELAVFDGSQHAKGTNIYIGVNGRFVHVRGIEIKNMPVKGIWVNGSDNLVDGVYAHHNGLSGIQITTYGDGTGGARNTIRNSTSAYNSGVGIYDSMYSNGGNSDGIAVSTGIDNRIENCLVHHNSDDGIDTWMSVNTYVGYSIAHSNGAGDGDGNGIKGGGVYPSANTVVDHNIAYSNRARGFTNNAGVNVRFTHNTSWNNKMAAFAFDPHTIVDKNIAVANVIKWGTGIEQDNSWQRAGNVVFVSTDSGSADFLKPAINGEFEDIGALVNAEIYRPAQTPDLVISQISYSNGIFTAIVKNQGTGDVPSGITIGVGYFVDGQWKTWGGVWGPLAAGESVTIGTKGGSYVIPSGTHTITAYTDDQNKIPESNENNNKLSKTLTLP
- a CDS encoding MraY family glycosyltransferase, whose product is MHSLGHLFSDELLQLPHWIAVIFTVIALIGGINAINMIDGMDGLSGSISLASLVLIGIVAFQAGNQDDLLLVCALSGGLSGFLYHNLRYASKRSARVFLGDNGSMLVGLVLCWLLVDLSQGPTPAMTPITATWLFAIPLLDTVSVMLRRMFLGKSPFMPDHLHLHHLFLKSGFFVTEIIALIVILHIFFGLIGLLGLYFGVSENWMLLGFVLMFSGYLYLTLHPWRFISMVRFLRILLRTRLGRAPAASDGTFSGFFTANETEKMARIMNEELGSNSNFSIRVFEQLSVRRDFGKHFAITLNIWLTKDDYLSEDKLNQRISSLQLSLEEKQGILLRRLCARNRDSDLRVYSNGSPFGESRQVDRRSLGPQALTFEVTALGKNNNPFHTRQENDSDSYIEKGKYLHMP
- a CDS encoding IS1595 family transposase produces the protein MVIDVLERDDLPFPRSLPDFQRLFPNEAACAAYLERARWSDGFVCDYCGTLGEPYRFANRPSVCRCRHCNRDTSLTAGTVMERTHTPLSVWFWAAYLVASQTPGMSAAQFQRQLGLSRYETAFQILHKLRVGMVRPDQDRIGGNPFDAVEADETYVGGRTRGKGRGVHDMVLVAGAVEVKQRKHGGSLNKRRTGRYAGRVRLAVVPDRSAKSLGGFIERVVTPGATIITDDWSGYAALEKRGYLHTAVAERGDMQVAETFLPIIHLVFSNLKTWLRGIHHGVSPQHLQAYLNEFTFRFNRRFYPFNAFRSLLGIAGDVTAPTYAELYTKKSRPTTTSSYLGS
- the pgl gene encoding 6-phosphogluconolactonase, whose translation is MKFSPQRHDFSSMKQLSEAFAEYASDVLEGALREKSLASLVVPGGNTPREYLPNLAKRSLSWERIVITLSDERWVDVTDEQSNENLVKKHFLNYLPQNTSFIGLKTDHDNPFTAVKTINQRLSKLPKPSSLTVLGMGKDGHIASLFPGMHFDLLATQHCVAVAPPIAPSLRVSLSLPLLGQSNHIALVVVGKAKQQLLNQLSEDIDSKLPIARLLQYARSQIDIFTTKD
- a CDS encoding HAD family hydrolase — translated: MSMQRFDWQAIIFDFDGVVVESGKIKTQAFANLYRSYGEDIVTKVVEFHMQNGGVSRYHKFRYFQEYYLNKPPLTEVEEKQLDSRFSELVVEAVIAAEGVPGAIELIRQQAKKIPLFIASGTPENELKVIVERRGLNSYFKEVRGSPESKKNIIAEILIKHALHPKNVLVIGDAMTDYEGAAANNTVFLGRVFPGELSPFPAHVETVPDLRELVI
- a CDS encoding NAD(P)-dependent oxidoreductase, with the translated sequence MANERVIVFGASGFLGSHVADVLSAAGYQVRLFDRSASPYLKPDQEMIIGDIMDLDQVIEAAKDCSIVYNFAAIADIDEAHNKPIPTVTINVLGNMHVLEAARIAGARRFVFASSVYVYSESGSFYRASKQAAERFTETYHERYGLDYNILRYGSLYGRRADKRNGIYRMLFEAVKNHSITYKGSGEAMREYIHVEDAARMSVQVLAPEFANRHLILTGQEKMRIKDVMTMISEILPWSVELHFDEANVVHHYEITPYTFHPRIGRKLVLNEHVDLGQGLLDCLREIHQELHHGDESDDSLPSLTDNKA
- a CDS encoding phosphoglycerate dehydrogenase gives rise to the protein MMKTLVISTSSFDIDHNLPLQQLIQKGFRIVTNPHRRKLSEDEIIELLHGEAIGLIAGIEPLTERVFQATPTLKVVSRCGAGLDSVDLNAAQKHGIAVLNTPEAPAQAVAELTMGLMLSLLRQINSIDQVVRKGEWPRLQGRLLAAQTVGIVGIGHIGRRVAKLCQAFEAKVIAHDSFVTQVPQGIALVSLEELLSSADIITLHLPYTPQTHHLLDKKAFASLKPEAMIINAARGGLIDECALAEALNSGRVSAAALDTFEQEPYTGELNNCNNIILTSHVGSLARESRQRMEIEAAENLFQELIKMSAIQ
- a CDS encoding HpcH/HpaI aldolase/citrate lyase family protein, whose product is MSSLKSRLNRSELTIGSWVTLGHSSIAEIMAAAGFDWIVLDTEHSVLELSEVQALIQALDGKQCPAIVRLTSNHPDLIKRVMDAGATGVMVPMIKSAADAEAAVSGVYYPPRGQRGVGLARAQGYGNSFQSYRQWLEDNAVVIVMIEHVDAVKAIDDILAVPGVDGYIIGPYDLSGSMGRPGDLNHPDVQAAITQVMQAGHRAKKAGGIHVIEPDPQALQQRIQAGFNFLGYSLDIRILDSICRTHLQSIRATLKK
- a CDS encoding 3-deoxy-manno-octulosonate cytidylyltransferase produces the protein MKTIAVIPARMGSSRFPGKPIAKILGRPMIEHIYKRVAMSKSLNATYIATCDEEIRQVAQEFGAQVIMTADTHERASDRVAEAVEKLEADLIVMVQGDEPMTHPDMIDAAIAPFGNDPELGCVNLVCKIDNEADYMDFNTIKVVMNRQNDALYMSRRPIPSLAKSGFASTEVYKQVCIIPFRREVLFQYTNLSPTPLEQLESIDMLRLLEHGLSVKMVHTEFNTQAVDTLADLQKVEKLMSGDPLLSQY
- a CDS encoding acyl-CoA thioesterase produces the protein MTDSSLHVCLPDKQPVLRTVPMPANTNAAGDIFGGWIMSQVDTAGTIPAIRRACGRVVTISVNSFVFRQPVFVGDIVSFYADIQKIGRTSITVSVEVYAQRGVREGASEVCIKVTEAVLTYVAVDNQGKPREVPKDR